In Aegilops tauschii subsp. strangulata cultivar AL8/78 chromosome 3, Aet v6.0, whole genome shotgun sequence, one genomic interval encodes:
- the LOC109749525 gene encoding very-long-chain (3R)-3-hydroxyacyl-CoA dehydratase PASTICCINO 2B produces the protein MAAAAPGSALRRLYLSAYSWVVFFGWAQVLCYAASALLETGHEAVYAAVERPLQFAQTAAFMEILHSILGFVRSPISTTLPQITGRLYITWGILWSFREAQSHILVTSLIISWSITEIIRYSFFGMKETFGFAPYWLLWLRYSTFLVFYPIGLLSEVGLIFVAIPSMKSSWKCRLMMPNKWNFSFDYRYELALTMTLYVPGFPYLFRYMVAKRKKVLSARKTA, from the exons ATGGCGGCCGCCGCGCCCGGGTCGGCGCTCCGGCGGCTCTACCTCTCCGCCTACAGCTGGGTCGTCTTCTTCGGATG GGCGCAGGTGCTATGCTACGCGGCCTCGGCGCTGCTGGAGACCGGCCACGAGGCCGTCTACGCCGCCGTCGAGCGGCCGCTGCAGTTCGCGCAGACCGCAGCCTTCATGGAG ATTCTCCATTCGATTTTAG GATTCGTGAGGTCTCCGATCTCGACAACTCTTCCACAAATCACTGGAAGATTGTACATCACATGGGGAATCTTGTGGAGCTTTCGTGAG GCACAATCTCATATTCTTGTAACTTCATTGATCATAAGCTGGTCCATCACTGAG ATCATCAGATATTCTTTCTTTGGCATGAAGGAGACATTTGGGTTTGCACCTTACTGGCTCCTATGGCTTAG ATATAGCACCTTTTTGGTGTTCTATCCTATCGGTCTGTTAAGTGAGGTTGGCCTAATCTTTGTTGCCATTCCTTCTATGAAG TCATCATGGAAATGCCGCCTTATGATGCCTAATAAATGGAATTTCTCCTTCGACTATCGCTATGAATTGGCTCTCACCATGACTCTATATGTTCCAG GGTTTCCATACTTGTTCCGTTATATGGTGGCTAAGCGGAAGAAGGTCTTGTCAGCGAGAAAAACTGCATGA
- the LOC109749524 gene encoding uncharacterized protein isoform X1, translating into MGGEPLLTSLSMENSNSHPCTLLSMDPAGSHPASAESSGGGGAGAVNGVGASADRELFIIPRHESVRQGPPDINVPLSADPSPPPALWSLDTFDIFDVGLGTHTHESEVALTLPKSSGNGSAAVGVGARKCAKRGDSIWGAWFFFNHYFRPALVEKAKEKVTRDASGSITGFDKSDLRLDVFLVQHDMENLYMWVFKERPDNALGKMQLRSFMNGHSKHGEPSFPFSADKGFSRSHRMQRKHYRGLSNPQCLHGIEIVNSPNLSAVPEADMKRWAELTGRDLNFSIPAEASDFESWRNLPSTDFELDRPQPAASKGVAHTSHNNNHKKALNGSGLNLSTPPSSDDGMDLSPKCHKRRKDFFGHGVEEDCAMANNSCSEREQEVEVHTGEPSWMHDFTGVAKHASGPVTAAKTIYEDDEGYLIMVSMLLSDPHSVKVTWRNTLTHGVVKITCVSTARMPFIKRHDRTFKLTDPSPEHCPPGEFVREIPLATRIPENAKIEAYYDETGTGLEIMVPKHRVGPEEHEVQVCMRPPHLGDNDLVLS; encoded by the coding sequence ATGGGAGGAGAGCCCCTCCTCACCTCCCTCTCCATGGAGAACAGCAACAGCCATCCCTGCACCCTCCTCTCCATGGACCCCGCGGGGTCGCACCCGGCCTCAGCCGagtcctccggcggcggcggcgccggcgccgtCAACGGGGTCGGCGCCAGTGCTGACAGGGAGCTCTTCATCATTCCGCGGCATGAGTCTGTGCGTCAAGGCCCGCCGGACATCAACGTCCCGCTGTCGGCAGACCCCTCCCCGCCGCCTGCATTGTGGAGCCTCGACACGTTTGACATTTTCGATGTCGGCCTTGGCACGCACACTCATGAGTCTGAGGTTGCGCTGACGCTTCCAAAGTCGAGCGGCAACGGCAGTGCTGCAGTCGGCGTCGGCGCGAGGAAGTGCGCTAAGAGGGGGGACAGCATTTGGGGAGCTTGGTTCTTCTTCAATCACTACTTCAGGCCTGCACTTGTGGAGAAGGCAAAGGAGAAGGTGACGCGGGACGCGTCTGGGAGCATCACCGGCTTTGACAAGTCCGATCTCCGCCTTGATGTCTTCCTGGTGCAGCATGACATGGAGAACTTGTACATGTGGGTTTTTAAGGAACGGCCTGACAATGCCCTTGGGAAGATGCAGCTCCGTAGTTTCATGAATGGGCATTCCAAGCACGGGGAGCCATCTTTTCCATTCAGTGCGGACAAGGGCTTTTCAAGGTCGCACCGCATGCAGCGAAAGCACTACCGTGGTCTGTCCAACCCACAGTGCCTTCATGGCATTGAGATTGTGAACTCACCAAACTTGTCGGCAGTTCCTGAGGCTGACATGAAGAGGTGGGCTGAGCTTACAGGAAGGGACCTTAATTTCTCAATACCGGCTGAAGCGAGTGACTTTGAGTCATGGAGAAATCTTCCAAGCACTGATTTTGAACTTGATAGGCCACAGCCAGCAGCGTCAAAGGGCGTCGCACATACCTCTCATAATAATAATCACAAGAAGGCACTGAATGGTTCAGGTCTGAACCTATCTACACCGCCGTCATCAGACGATGGGATGGACCTTTCACCAAAGTGCCACAAACGCCGCAAGGACTTCTTTGGTCATGGCGTAGAAGAGGATTGTGCGATGGCCAATAATTCCTGTTCTGAGAGAGAGCAAGAGGTAGAAGTCCACACTGGTGAGCCGTCATGGATGCATGACTTCACTGGTGTGGCAAAGCACGCAAGTGGGCCTGTTACTGCTGCCAAGACTATATACGAGGATGATGAAGGCTACCTGATAATGGTGAGCATGCTCTTATCCGATCCACACAGCGTGAAGGTCACCTGGAGGAACACGCTGACGCATGGCGTCGTGAAGATAACATGTGTGAGCACCGCCCGGATGCCCTTCATTAAGAGGCACGACAGGACCTTCAAGCTGACCGACCCTTCCCCTGAGCACTGCCCTCCAGGCGAGTTCGTGAGGGAGATACCTCTGGCCACAAGGATCCCAGAGAACGCCAAGATCGAAGCGTATTATGACGAGACCGGTACTGGACTGGAGATCATGGTACCAAAGCACCGGGTCGGGCCGGAGGAGCATGAAGTCCAGGTTTGCATGAGGCCCCCGCATCTTGGCGACAATGATCTCGTTTTATCATAA
- the LOC109749523 gene encoding inner membrane protein PPF-1, chloroplastic isoform X2, which yields MAKALLSSSLLPSLPRAVAGAGAARLPPLPSLRRRAAGCRVRASLHGLDSVGGLHAALERAEAALYTLADAAVVAADSAAGAAGGGEDAGAAVQKSGGWFGFISDAMEVVLKILKDGLSAVHVPYAYGFAIILLTIVVKAATLPLTKQQVESTMAMQNLQPQLKAIQARYAGNQERIQLETARLYKQAGVNPLAGCLPTLATIPVWIGLYQALSNVANEGLLTEGFFWIPSLGGPTTIAARQSGAGISWLFPFVDGHPPIGWHDTICYLVLPVLLVASQFVSMEIMKPPQSTDPSQKNTQLILKFLPFMIGYFSLSVPSGLSIYWFTNNVLSTAQQIWLRKLGGAKPAVNEGASGIITAGRAKRSGAQSGQGGERFKQLKEEENRRKAVKALGAGDSNGSTTSEDEESDDDTTEEGGPVEETFATGNDKKLPTYSGKKGKRSKRKRIAQ from the exons ATGGCCAAGGCGCTGCTCTCCTCCTCGCTGCTCCCCTCGCTCCCGCGCGCCGTCGCGGGCGCCGGCGCCGCGAGGCTGCCGCCGCTCCCCTCGCTGCGCCGCCGCGCCGCGGGGTGCCGGGTCAGggccagcctccacgggctcgaCTCCGTGGGGGGCCTCCACGCGGCGCTCGAGCGCGCCGAGGCCGCGCTCTACACGCTCGCCGACGCCGCGGTCGTCGCCGCCGACTCGGCGGccggggcggccggaggaggagaggacgCGGGCGCGGCCGTGCAGAAGAGCGGCGGCTGGTTCGGGTTCATCTCCGACGCCATGGAGGTCGTGCTCAAG ATTCTGAAGGATGGTCTCTCAGCAGTTCATGTGCCCTACGCTTATGGGTTTGCCATCATTCTGCTCACCATTGTCGTGAAGGCTGCAACATTGCCGTTAACGAAGCAGCAG GTCGAATCAACCATGGCGATGCAGAATTTGCAGCCACAGCTCAAGGCAATTCAGGCGAGATACGCAGGCAATCAG GAAAGAATACAGCTTGAGACTGCTCGTTTGTACAAGCAAGCTGGAGTCAATCCTCTAGCAG GATGTTTGCCAACTTTGGCAACAATCCCAGTCTGGATTGGACTTTACCAAGCCCTTTCAAATGTAGCAAATGAG GGTTTGTTGACAGAAGGATTTTTCTGGATTCCATCTTTGGGAGGCCCTACAACTATTGCTGCTCGTCAAAGTGGTGCTGGCATTTCATGGCTCTTTCCTTTTGTG GATGGTCATCCACCAATAGGCTGGCATGATACGATATGTTATCTTGTGTTGCCCGTGCTACTCGTTGCTTCTCAGTTTGTCTCCATGGAGATCATGAAACCACCCCAG AGTACTGATCCATCGCAGAAGAATACACAACTTATTTTGAAATTTCTTCCATTTATGATTGGTTACTTCTCTTTGTCGGTGCCATCAGGATTGTCCATTTATTG GTTTACAAACAATGTCCTCAGTACAGCCCAGCAGATATGGTTGCGGAAACTGGGAGGAGCAAAGCCTGCTGTGAATGAGGGAGCAAGTGGAATTATAACTGCAGGACGAGCAAAACGTTCAGGTGCTCAATCAGGCCAGGGTGGAGAAAG GTTTAAGCAGCTAAAAGAAGAGGAGAACAGGAGAAAAGCTGTGAAAGCACTTGGTGCAGGAGATTCAAATGGTTCAACTACATCAGAGGATGAAGAGTCGGACGACGATACCACAGAGGAG GGAGGACCTGTAGAGGAAACATTCGCTACCGGCAACGACAAGAAACTGCCTACTTACTCTGGAAAGAAGGGGAAAAGGTCAAAGAGGAAGCGCATAGCGCAGTAA
- the LOC109749524 gene encoding uncharacterized protein isoform X2 gives MGGEPLLTSLSMENSNSHPCTLLSMDPAGSHPASAESSGGGGAGAVNGVGASADRELFIIPRHESVRQGPPDINVPLSADPSPPPALWSLDTFDIFDVGLGTHTHESEVALTLPKSSGNGSAAVGVGARKCAKRGDSIWGAWFFFNHYFRPALVEKAKEKVTRDASGSITGFDKSDLRLDVFLVQHDMENLYMWVFKERPDNALGKMQLRSFMNGHSKHGEPSFPFSADKGFSRSHRMQRKHYRGLSNPQCLHGIEIVNSPNLSAVPEADMKRWAELTGRDLNFSIPAEASDFESWRNLPSTDFELDRPQPAASKGVAHTSHNNNHKKALNGSGLNLSTPPSSDDGMDLSPKCHKRRKDFFGHGVEEDCAMANNSCSEREQEVEVHTGEPSWMHDFTGVAKHASGPVTAAKTIYEDDEGYLIMVSMLLSDPHSVKVTWRNTLTHGVVKITCVSTARMPFIKRHDRTFKLTDPSPEHCPPGEFVREIPLATRIPENAKIEAYYDETGTGLEIMVPKHRVGPEEHEVQVLHHYIGGDPLDYSFL, from the exons ATGGGAGGAGAGCCCCTCCTCACCTCCCTCTCCATGGAGAACAGCAACAGCCATCCCTGCACCCTCCTCTCCATGGACCCCGCGGGGTCGCACCCGGCCTCAGCCGagtcctccggcggcggcggcgccggcgccgtCAACGGGGTCGGCGCCAGTGCTGACAGGGAGCTCTTCATCATTCCGCGGCATGAGTCTGTGCGTCAAGGCCCGCCGGACATCAACGTCCCGCTGTCGGCAGACCCCTCCCCGCCGCCTGCATTGTGGAGCCTCGACACGTTTGACATTTTCGATGTCGGCCTTGGCACGCACACTCATGAGTCTGAGGTTGCGCTGACGCTTCCAAAGTCGAGCGGCAACGGCAGTGCTGCAGTCGGCGTCGGCGCGAGGAAGTGCGCTAAGAGGGGGGACAGCATTTGGGGAGCTTGGTTCTTCTTCAATCACTACTTCAGGCCTGCACTTGTGGAGAAGGCAAAGGAGAAGGTGACGCGGGACGCGTCTGGGAGCATCACCGGCTTTGACAAGTCCGATCTCCGCCTTGATGTCTTCCTGGTGCAGCATGACATGGAGAACTTGTACATGTGGGTTTTTAAGGAACGGCCTGACAATGCCCTTGGGAAGATGCAGCTCCGTAGTTTCATGAATGGGCATTCCAAGCACGGGGAGCCATCTTTTCCATTCAGTGCGGACAAGGGCTTTTCAAGGTCGCACCGCATGCAGCGAAAGCACTACCGTGGTCTGTCCAACCCACAGTGCCTTCATGGCATTGAGATTGTGAACTCACCAAACTTGTCGGCAGTTCCTGAGGCTGACATGAAGAGGTGGGCTGAGCTTACAGGAAGGGACCTTAATTTCTCAATACCGGCTGAAGCGAGTGACTTTGAGTCATGGAGAAATCTTCCAAGCACTGATTTTGAACTTGATAGGCCACAGCCAGCAGCGTCAAAGGGCGTCGCACATACCTCTCATAATAATAATCACAAGAAGGCACTGAATGGTTCAGGTCTGAACCTATCTACACCGCCGTCATCAGACGATGGGATGGACCTTTCACCAAAGTGCCACAAACGCCGCAAGGACTTCTTTGGTCATGGCGTAGAAGAGGATTGTGCGATGGCCAATAATTCCTGTTCTGAGAGAGAGCAAGAGGTAGAAGTCCACACTGGTGAGCCGTCATGGATGCATGACTTCACTGGTGTGGCAAAGCACGCAAGTGGGCCTGTTACTGCTGCCAAGACTATATACGAGGATGATGAAGGCTACCTGATAATGGTGAGCATGCTCTTATCCGATCCACACAGCGTGAAGGTCACCTGGAGGAACACGCTGACGCATGGCGTCGTGAAGATAACATGTGTGAGCACCGCCCGGATGCCCTTCATTAAGAGGCACGACAGGACCTTCAAGCTGACCGACCCTTCCCCTGAGCACTGCCCTCCAGGCGAGTTCGTGAGGGAGATACCTCTGGCCACAAGGATCCCAGAGAACGCCAAGATCGAAGCGTATTATGACGAGACCGGTACTGGACTGGAGATCATGGTACCAAAGCACCGGGTCGGGCCGGAGGAGCATGAAGTCCAG GTGCTACATCACTACATTGGTGGTGATCCCCTTGACTATTCCTTTCTGTGA
- the LOC109749523 gene encoding inner membrane protein PPF-1, chloroplastic isoform X1 codes for MAKALLSSSLLPSLPRAVAGAGAARLPPLPSLRRRAAGCRVRASLHGLDSVGGLHAALERAEAALYTLADAAVVAADSAAGAAGGGEDAGAAVQKSGGWFGFISDAMEVVLKILKDGLSAVHVPYAYGFAIILLTIVVKAATLPLTKQQVESTMAMQNLQPQLKAIQARYAGNQERIQLETARLYKQAGVNPLAGCLPTLATIPVWIGLYQALSNVANEGLLTEGFFWIPSLGGPTTIAARQSGAGISWLFPFVDGHPPIGWHDTICYLVLPVLLVASQFVSMEIMKPPQSTDPSQKNTQLILKFLPFMIGYFSLSVPSGLSIYWFTNNVLSTAQQIWLRKLGGAKPAVNEGASGIITAGRAKRSGAQSGQGGERFKQLKEEENRRKAVKALGAGDSNGSTTSEDEESDDDTTEEQGGPVEETFATGNDKKLPTYSGKKGKRSKRKRIAQ; via the exons ATGGCCAAGGCGCTGCTCTCCTCCTCGCTGCTCCCCTCGCTCCCGCGCGCCGTCGCGGGCGCCGGCGCCGCGAGGCTGCCGCCGCTCCCCTCGCTGCGCCGCCGCGCCGCGGGGTGCCGGGTCAGggccagcctccacgggctcgaCTCCGTGGGGGGCCTCCACGCGGCGCTCGAGCGCGCCGAGGCCGCGCTCTACACGCTCGCCGACGCCGCGGTCGTCGCCGCCGACTCGGCGGccggggcggccggaggaggagaggacgCGGGCGCGGCCGTGCAGAAGAGCGGCGGCTGGTTCGGGTTCATCTCCGACGCCATGGAGGTCGTGCTCAAG ATTCTGAAGGATGGTCTCTCAGCAGTTCATGTGCCCTACGCTTATGGGTTTGCCATCATTCTGCTCACCATTGTCGTGAAGGCTGCAACATTGCCGTTAACGAAGCAGCAG GTCGAATCAACCATGGCGATGCAGAATTTGCAGCCACAGCTCAAGGCAATTCAGGCGAGATACGCAGGCAATCAG GAAAGAATACAGCTTGAGACTGCTCGTTTGTACAAGCAAGCTGGAGTCAATCCTCTAGCAG GATGTTTGCCAACTTTGGCAACAATCCCAGTCTGGATTGGACTTTACCAAGCCCTTTCAAATGTAGCAAATGAG GGTTTGTTGACAGAAGGATTTTTCTGGATTCCATCTTTGGGAGGCCCTACAACTATTGCTGCTCGTCAAAGTGGTGCTGGCATTTCATGGCTCTTTCCTTTTGTG GATGGTCATCCACCAATAGGCTGGCATGATACGATATGTTATCTTGTGTTGCCCGTGCTACTCGTTGCTTCTCAGTTTGTCTCCATGGAGATCATGAAACCACCCCAG AGTACTGATCCATCGCAGAAGAATACACAACTTATTTTGAAATTTCTTCCATTTATGATTGGTTACTTCTCTTTGTCGGTGCCATCAGGATTGTCCATTTATTG GTTTACAAACAATGTCCTCAGTACAGCCCAGCAGATATGGTTGCGGAAACTGGGAGGAGCAAAGCCTGCTGTGAATGAGGGAGCAAGTGGAATTATAACTGCAGGACGAGCAAAACGTTCAGGTGCTCAATCAGGCCAGGGTGGAGAAAG GTTTAAGCAGCTAAAAGAAGAGGAGAACAGGAGAAAAGCTGTGAAAGCACTTGGTGCAGGAGATTCAAATGGTTCAACTACATCAGAGGATGAAGAGTCGGACGACGATACCACAGAGGAG CAGGGAGGACCTGTAGAGGAAACATTCGCTACCGGCAACGACAAGAAACTGCCTACTTACTCTGGAAAGAAGGGGAAAAGGTCAAAGAGGAAGCGCATAGCGCAGTAA